In Drosophila subpulchrella strain 33 F10 #4 breed RU33 chromosome 3R, RU_Dsub_v1.1 Primary Assembly, whole genome shotgun sequence, the following are encoded in one genomic region:
- the LOC119545756 gene encoding leucine-rich repeat serine/threonine-protein kinase 1 isoform X1, which produces MSWKFSMEQPKPGTETALEACDYFVDEVIEASSIRDAREEVRQIKHGELRTAVSAGDERTVRVLLAALGTERQIIVNMAPSGANTLLFIACQSGYESITQRLLDAGADGRSHAVTKYSPLYAAVHSGHLGIARLMLDRFPELIQQPTVERWLPLHAACINGHIKLLELLISYSYPDYLYQTYREEEGQWEWRLPFDANAHDVTGQTSLYIASILGNKQLVGVLLKWQLQCRRTMGDSASSVSTPITPTRKRISFGIQAIMSKLHISGESEGPDDQAAQESNECQRCPINVNLLCGAARETALLAAVRGGHLDVVQSLLQHGANPNIVAKPVEDHNDPKCCEEIYGLSNVPIAEACKQRSLAMLDLLLKHGARDDNGSAIGMAMTGGDEAILSRLLARRVHPDSDYKINKKGLPTPVEVNVFLPSTSNISYSAMFPNVPTIIDWHSMGSSVQLSVVRVPWMVSGVLLLNPKLQSHPRLNEVALTAITRIDFSHNVLTAIPQELFHLVSLKYLNVAQNKITDLPAPLGKSYGCPVLDELFLQDNQLTTLPAAIFHLPALSILDVSNNKLQQLPFDLWRAPKLRELNVAFNLLRDLPVPPMQTSSSLLSLDKLQLQPFEEPQSNKPRNVSQQRLTHRNLWSSSLDITDNDMKWQHEQDFGDGKTPGVGSSQLSSLNIANNLFTSIPAALPCLAVNLTRLNMSYNSLRSMGHVTSYPATLKQLDLSHNEISCWPSLPRITESDPHLLCYSCVQLPEGREEEQAYKTNSSKGSSSSSTSFRASVLKSVCRHRRHLRLEALRTLILADNLLTRIQLSTDDATTVFNESEDADWSVVGVNRSKVIFPNLSMLDMTNNCLKEIPASLHELSSLSVLNISGNVNITELPPHLGLLSRLWNLNTRGCLLQEPLRSMIESKKHKTMDIVGYLKSIYEDAQPYARMKLMVVGVAGIGKSTLLDLLRQGAGSGSSSSSHRSRASENHWAKRMGHARSTSRTHRHSSASSANISTVGVDIGTWICEKRKRAPGSHGPVVFRTWDFGGQKEYYATHQYFLSKRSLYLVLWRISDGHKGLAELLQWLGNIQARAPNSPVIIVGTHFDAVGESISPQKAEQLQQLIREKFIAIPDAEKIGLPRVIDSIEISCRTLHNIHLLANIIYDTSMQLRSPGSKEPMLLQKIPASYIALEDIVNVIACNLRAAGRDPVLDGEQYRRLVTEQMRLHNYKSFRDAAELQQATTWCHENGVLLHYDDATLRDYYFLDPQWLCDMLAHVVTVREINPFAPTGVMKLDDLQLLFRSAQVQGNGNRSYIVSLLNKFEVALTWDSRTLLIPSLLPLQEAATPNSGSTVKLSQRSRGRSLGCSVSQEVNLNNLIYEQRSAHTSPSSSVTASQGLRRILLMTYFPSGFWSRLITRILADEQIIEAIRGSYVALQDKYVDFDLRTSLEQDTQWNLWQTGLALYYGHILIFKIWEVPFQSTERTQPFRTNGNRFKLKLDGIWSDVNLSSSSILEVYFPLHDVNISQEVDNRERQLLAELQPHMSQVAKLLALTVDHIDLLLEDWYPSLGTRFVHTSEGRFLITRLVLCPRCLWKLQLQHSNEPADRDLPAMGCNRPSRSSRRGAGAYFLHGVGDPGEDGALNVFSAYLNATARRERRSEDSLNAGSDADSGVGPDSAGSSRNTSVDGHPGYHLPDNSNVCYAWMIEECILSVYNQSKISCPVHLEQSMAQLAPDVIFADIPDKHTIPSECIIKGSLLGRGAFGFVFKANCKVRGARSFKPVAMKMLQPVPPGARAKESALMAFKVAVGKWDRDPLQHSCKAYCTARQELAVLLTLKHPNIVPLVGICIKPLALVLELAPLGGLDVLLRQYRRSGAHMGPHTFQTLVLQAARAIEYLHRRRIIYRDLKSENVLVWELPQPHTEDSPRNHVHIKIADYGISRQTAPSGAKGFGGTEGFMAPEIIRYNGEEEYTEKVDCFSFGMFIYENISLRQPFEGHESIKECILEGSRPALTQRETQFPTCCLDLMVLCWHEQPRRRPTASQIVSILSAPECIHLLDVVAMPHSEKIVCGVFQSMVGAGDEERCGLELWLPSFGSRIDILDCTPSGSLLQCNSISCSPQPQVAPPKTPENGAHSRARSAQRLPKMNMLCCCLVGDAIWMGDVSGNLHAYSTSSYAHLFSYMLDPAIKSAVISLVYMERIARVAVGTHNGRVFLVDATQVPSNCAFAEGSFVLTEICSGFVLHAACSVFVDGNYELWCGEIAGKINVFPLNETGVSGHQALCHSEEPNLIEDVKVARMCSNDSHVFSCLYPGCMVYQWGVVSKRIENKLDCSKLLPCSESLQSIAIDEHVNLIKCQISALAAHNTELYIGTTWGCLIVAELHTLRPISVFRPYENEIKSIITLSNDNVPLIATIGRRYRSLISRYVDSAETSSMCSAVSTPTHGAAKLVPPADVDNHIHCLLWRAKHWT; this is translated from the exons ATGTCTTGGAAATTTAGCATGGAACAGCCCAAACCTGGAACTGAAACCGCTCTGGAAGCCTGCGACTATTTCGTGGATGAGGTCATAGAGGCATCCTCAATACGGG ATGCGCGGGAGGAAGTGCGTCAGATCAAGCATGGAGAACTCCGAACGGCGGTGAGCGCCGGAGATGAGCGGACTGTGCGGGTCCTGCTGGCGGCCCTGGGAACTGAGCGGCAGATTATAGTCAATATGGCTCCTTCTGGGGCCAATACCCTGTTGTTCAT AGCCTGCCAGTCTGGTTACGAGAGCATCACCCAGCGACTGCTAGATGCTGGGGCGGATGGACGCTCCCACGCCGTCACCAAGTACTCACCCCTGTACGCCGCCGTCCACAGCGGACACTTGGGCATCGCCCGGCTGATGCTGGACCGCTTCCCAGAACTCATCCAGCAACCAACTGTAGAGCGCTGGCTGCCACTGCACGCGGCCTGCATCAATGGACACATCAAGCTGTTGGAACTCCTCATAAGCTACAGCTATCCCGACTACCTCTATCAGACATATCGTGAAGAGGAGGGTCAGTGGGAGTGGCGGCTGCCCTTCGACGCCAACGCCCACGACGTGACAGGTCAGACCAGTCTGTATATAGCCAGCATCCTGGGCAACAAGCAACTGGTTGGAGTGCTTCTCAAGTGGCAACTCCAATGCCGGCGCACGATGGGCGATTCCGCCAGCTCGGTGAGCACTCCCATCACGCCCACCAGAAAACGCATTTCGTTTGGCATTCAGGCCATCATGTCAAAGCTGCACATATCTGGGGAGTCGGAGGGACCCGATGACCAGGCTGCCCAAGAGTCCAACGAATGCCAAAGGTGTCCCATTAACGTTAATCTGCTGTGTGGGGCGGCGAGGGAAACGGCTTTGCTAGCGGCGGTTAGAGGCGGTCATCTCGACGTGGTTCAGTCTCTGCTTCAGCACGGAGCGAATCCGAATATTGTGGCCAAGCCAGTTGAAGATCACAACGACCCAAAGTGTTGCGAGGAAATCTACGGACTGAGCAATGTCCCCATTGCAGAGGCCTGCAAGCAAAGGTCGTTGGCCATGTTGGATCTCTTGCTGAAACATGGAGCCCGTGATGACAATGGTTCGGCCATAGGAATGGCTATGACCGGCGGCGACGAGGCCATCCTAAGCCGCCTCCTGGCACGCCGCGTTCATCCGGACTCTGATTACAAGATTAACAAGAAGGGCCTTCCCACACCTGTGGAGGTGAACGTGTTTTTGCCGTCCACCAGCAACATATCCTACAGCGCCATGTTTCCCAACGTACCCACCATCATCGACTGGCACAGCATGGGCTCCAGTGTGCAATTGTCTGTGGTAAGAGTTCCCTGGATGGTCAGTGGTGTGTTGCTGCTGAATCCCAAGTTGCAATCTCATCCCCGACTCAATGAGGTTGCTCTGACCGCTATCACGAGAATTGACTTTTCGCACAATGTTCTCACGGCAATTCCACAGGAGTTGTTTCATCTGGTTAGTCTAAA ATATCTGAATGTGGCTCAAAATAAGATCACCGATCTGCCTGCGCCGCTGGGTAAGTCATATGGTTGCCCGGTTCTGGATGAGCTTTTCCTGCAGGACAACCAATTGACAACTCTGCCGGCCGCCATCTTTCACCTACCCGCCCTATCTATTCTGGATGTTTCGAATAACAAACTCCAACAGCTCCCCTTCGACTTGTGGCGTGCGCCTAAGCTGCGCGAACTGAACGTGGCCTTCAACCTATTGAGGGATCTTCCTGTGCCGCCGATGCAAACGAGCAGTTCACTTCTCAGCCTGGACAAACTGCAGCTGCAGCCCTTCGAGGAGCCACAGTCAAATAAACCGCGAAATGTGTCGCAGCAGCGGCTAACCCATCGCAATCTCTGGTCGTCATCTTTGGACATAACCGACAATGACATGAAGTGGCAGCATGAGCAGGATTTCGGCGATGGGAAGACACCTGGTGTGGGCTCCTCTCAGCTAAGTAGCCTGAATATAGCAAATAATCTATTCACCAGTATTCCCGCTGCTCTGCCCTGCCTGGCGGTCAATTTGACCCGGCTAAATATGTCGTACAACAGTCTGCGTTCCATGGGACATGTTACAAGCTATCCGGCCACACTGAAGCAGTTGGATCTAAGCCACAATGAGATCTCTTGCTGGCCAAGTTTGCCACGGATAACCGAATCGGATCCGCACCTACTGTGCTACAGTTGTGTCCAGCTGCCGGAAGGTCGGGAGGAGGAGCAAGCTTACAAAACGAATTCCTCAAAGGGCAGCAGCTCCTCCTCCACATCCTTTCGTGCCTCTGTGTTGAAGAGCGTTTGCCGGCACAGGCGTCATCTGCGCCTGGAGGCACTACGCACTTTGATCCTGGCGGACAACCTACTTACCCGCATCCAGCTGTCAACTGATGACGCCACAACGGTGTTCAACGAAAGCGAGGACGCCGACTGGAGTGTGGTAGGCGTGAACCGGTCAAAGGTGATATTTCCCAACCTGTCTATGCTAGATATGACCAACAACTGCCTAAAGGAGATTCCCGCCTCTTTGCACGAACTGAGCAGTCTGTCAGTATTGAATATAAGTGGCAACGTGAATATCACGGAGCTGCCGCCGCATTTGGGTCTTCTCTCACGGCTCTGGAATCTTAATACGCGCGGCTGCCTCCTGCAGGAGCCATTGCGTTCCATGATCGAGAGCAAGAAGCACAAGACAATGGACATCGTTGGATACCTGAAGTCTATTTATGAAGATGCTCAGCCGTATGCGCGGATGAAGCTTAtggtggtgggtgtggctggAATCGGAAAGAGCACCCTACTCGACTTGCTGCGCCAGGGAGCGGGCTCAGGCTCTAGTTCGAGTTCTCACCGATCTCGCGCCAGCGAAAATCATTGGGCCAAGCGGATGGGACACGCTCGGAGCACATCTAGAACACACCGTCACTCATCTGCCTCCAGCGCAAACATATCAACGGTTGGCGTGGACATCGGAACCTGGATTTGTGAGAAGCGGAAGAGGGCGCCCGGCTCTCATGGCCCGGTGGTGTTCCGAACTTGGGATTTTGGCGGCCAGAAGGAGTACTACGCCACCCACCAGTACTTCTTGTCCAAGAGGAGTCTTTACTTGGTGCTGTGGCGCATCAGCGACGGTCACAAGGGCCTGGCGGAGTTGCTGCAGTGGCTGGGCAATATTCAAGCTAGAgctccaaactctcctgtaATTATTGTGGGCACACATTTTGATGCAGTCGGGGAATCCATCTCTCCTCAGAAGGCAGAGCAATTGCAGCAACTGATTCGTGAAAAGTTCATCGCTATTCCTGATGCGGAAAAAATTGGACTGCCGCGGGTGATTGACTCCATCGAAATAAGTTGTCG AACCTTGCACAACATCCATTTATTGGCCAACATCATTTACGACACCTCCATGCAACTGCGATCGCCGGGATCCAAGGAGCCAATGCTGCTGCAGAAGATTCCAGCCAGCTACATTGCCCTGGAGGACATTGTAAATGTAATTGCTTGCAATTTGCGCGCGGCTGGCCGAGATCCCGTCCTGGATGGTGAGCAGTACAGACGCTTGGTCACCGAACAGATGCGACTGCATAACTACAAGAGCTTTCGGGATGCCGCTGAGCTGCAGCAGGCTACCACATGGTGCCACGAAAACGGAGTTCTGTTGCACTACGATGATGCCACGCTCAGGGACTACTACTTCCTCGATCCGCAGTGGCTGTGCGACATGCTGGCCCATGTGGTCACCGTGCGGGAGATCAATCCATTTGCTCCCACGGGTGTGATGAAGTTGGATGATCTTCAGCTGCTGTTTCGTAGTGCGCAAGTTCAAGGAAATGGAAACAGGAG TTACATTGTCAGCTTATTGAACAAGTTCGAGGTGGCATTAACGTGGGACTCGCGAACGCTACTCATTCCCTCTCTGTTGCCATTGCAAGAGGCAGCTACACCCAATTCTGGAAGCACAGTAAAACTTTCGCAACGTTCCCGCGGTCGTAGTTTAGGGTGCTCTGTCTCACAAGAAGTCAATCTTAATAATCTGATCTATGAGCAGAGGTCAGCACATACTTCGCCATCATCTTCTGTTACTGCTAGCCAGGGACTGCGTCGCATTCTTTTGATGACTTACTTCCCGTCCGGTTTCTGGTCGAGATTAATTACGCGGATTCTGGCTGATGAGCAGATAATTGAGGCGATTCGAGGCTCTTATGTGGCCTTACAAGAT aaGTACGTGGATTTCGATTTGCGCACTTCGTTGGAGCAGGATACCCAGTGGAATCTGTGGCAGACAGGCCTAGCACTTTACTATGGACATATCCTAATATTCAAAATCTGGGAAGTACCGTTTCAAAGCACTGAGCGTACCCAACCTTTCCGCACTAACGGAAATCGCTTTAAGCTAAAGTTAGATGGTATCTGGAGTGATGTGAATTTGAGCTCCTCCAGCATTCTGGAAGTTTACTTTCCACTTCATGATGTGAACATTTCCCAGGAAGTGGATAACCGGGAACGTCAGTTGCTGGCCGAGCTACAGCCACACATGTCCCAGGTGGCCAAGTTGTTGGCCCTGACTGTGGATCATATTGATTTGCTTTTAGAGGACTGGTATCCTTCGCTGGGAACGCGGTTTGTGCACACTTCGGAGGGTCGTTTTCTAATCACTCGATTGGTGTTGTGTCCGCGATGCCTTTGgaagttgcagttgcagcacAGCAACGAGCCCGCGGACCGGGATCTACCTGCCATGGGATGCAATAGACCAAGCCGAAGTAGCAGACGCGGAGCGGGAGCATACTTTCTGCACGGTGTTGGTGATCCCGGTGAGGATGGTGCTTTGAACGTGTTCTCGGCTTATCTTAACGCCACAGCAAGGAGGGAGCGCAGATCAGAGGATTCTTTGAACGCTGGCTCGGATGCAGATTCGGGAGTGGGTCCTGATTCCGCTGGGTCTTCTCGCAACACTTCGGTGGACGGTCATCCTGGCTATCACCTGCCCGATAACTCAAATGTATGCTACGCCTGGATGATTGAGGAGTGCATTTTGTCAGTTTACAATCAAAGCAAGATCAGCTGTCCTGTCCATCTTGAACAGTCGATGGCTCAGCTAGCTCCGGATGTCATATTTGCCGATATACCCGATAAGCACACTATTCCTAGCGAGTGCATCATTAAGGGATCGCTGCTTGGTCGAGGAGCTTTTGGGTTTGTCTTCAAAGCAAACTGCAAGGTAAGGGGCGCTAGGTCATTTAAACCGGTGGCCATGAAAATGCTTCAGCCAGTTCCACCCGGAGCTCGGGCCAAGGAG aGCGCTTTAATGGCCTTCAAGGTGGCCGTGGGCAAGTGGGACCGCGATCCATTGCAGCATTCCTGCAAGGCTTACTGTACAGCTCGCCAGGAACTGGCAGTACTTCTAACCCTAAAGCACCCAAACATTGTGCCCTTGGTTGGGATCTGCATTAAACCATTAGCTCTGGTTCTTGAACTAGCTCCCCTGGGTGGTCTGGACGTTTTGCTTCGACAATACCGACGCAGTGGTGCCCACATGGGACCGCATACGTTTCAGACCCTTGTACTGCAGGCGGCTCGGGCAATAGAGTATCTGCATCGCAGAAGAATCATCTACCGCGATCTGAAGTCGGAAAATGTTCTGGTTTGGGAGCTTCCACAACCTCACACAGAGGACAGCCCACGAAACCATGTGCATATTAAGATTGCCGACTATGGAATCAGCAGGCAGACAGCTCCCAGCGGAGCAAAGGGATTCGGAGGCACCGAGGGCTTCATGGCTCCCGAGATAATACGCTACAATGGTGAGGAGGAATATACTGAGAAG GTGGACTGCTTCTCCTTTGGCATGTTCATATACGAGAATATCAGTTTACGACAACCTTTTGAGGGTCACGAATCCATTAAAGAGTGCATTCTGGAAGGGAGTCGGCCTGCCCTGACGCAGAGAGAAACCCAGTTTCCAACCTGTTGTTTGGATCTCATGGTCTTGTGTTGGCACGAACAGCCGCGCCGCAGACCCACGGCGAGTCAGATTGTTTCTATACTCAGTGCCCCGGAGTGCATCCACCTGCTGGATGTTGTTGCCATGCCTCATAGCGAAAAGATTGTATGTGGAGTGTTTCAGTCGATGGTCGGCGCCGGTGATGAGGAACGGTGCGGCCTAGAGCTGTGGCTTCCCTCCTTCGGTTCCCGCATAGACATTCTGGACTGCACACCATCGGGCAGCCTGCTGCAGTGCAACAGCATCAGTTGTTCTCCGCAGCCACAGGTTGCCCCGCCCAAGACTCCCGAAAACGGCGCCCACTCACGTGCTCGTTCAGCTCAACGCTTGCCCAAGATGAACATGCTGTGCTGCTGTCTGGTGGGCGACGCCATCTGGATGGGCGACGTTTCCGGCAACCTGCATGCTTATAGCACGTCTAGCTACGCCCACTTGTTTTCATACATGCTCGATCCGGCCATTAAGTCAGCTGTGATCAGTCTGGTCTACATGGAACGGATAGCTCGCGTGGCGGTGGGTACACACAATGGTCGAGTGTTCCTGGTAGACGCTACTCAAGTTCCAAGCAATTGCGCCTTTGCTGAGGGCTCCTTTGTGCTCACGGAGATCTGTTCTGGATTTGTTTTGCACGCTGCCTGTTCAGTTTTTGTAGATGG AAACTACGAATTGTGGTGCGGCGAAATAGCCGGAAAGATAAATGTATTTCCGTTAAATGAGACCGGAGTGTCTGGCCACCAGGCTTTGTGCCACAGTGAAGAACCTAATCTGATCGAGGACGTCAAGGTGGCTCGCATGTGCAGCAATGACAGTCACGTATTCAGTTGCCTGTATCCCGGCTGCATGGTATACCAGTGGGGTGTGGTGTCGAAACGTATTGAAAACAAGCTGGACTGCTCCAAGCTGCTGCCCTGTTCTGAGTCCCTGCAAAGCATCGCTATAGATGAACATGTGAACCTGATAAAGTGCCAAATTTCGGCGCTGGCGGCTCATAATACGGAGCTGTATATCGGAACCACCTGGGGTTGCTTAATAGTTGCCGAGCTGCACACCCTGCGTCCTATCAGTGTTTTTCGACCCTATGAAAATGAG ATTAAATCCATAATAACGCTTTCTAATGACAATGTGCCCTTGATCGCCACGATCGGTAGACGGTATCGCTCTCTGATCTCACGCTACGTCGACTCCGCAGAGACATCCAGCATGTGCTCTGCCGTCAGTACACCCACACATGGTGCAGCCAAATTAGTTCCACCGGCGGATGTGGACAATCACATCCATTGCCTGCTGTGGCGCGCCAAGCACTGGACCTAA